In the genome of Abyssalbus ytuae, the window CATTGCCGCAACCACAGGGAAGAGAAGATAAATACCACTTTGCTGAAGAAATTGAAGAAGAAGAAACCCTGTCTTTACAAGACAAAGAACTTGAACTCATAAAAAAAGCCTTAGACCGTAATAAAGGTAAACGAAAAGCAGCCGCTTCGGAATTGGGTATATCAGAAAGAACACTATACAGAAAAATAAAACAATACGATCTTTAGTTTTATTTATCTATTTTATCTAAGCGAAGATTTTACATATGAAAAAAATTGTTTTACTCTTAATATTATCAATAACATATAGCTGTGGCCCTTACTCATTTACAGGTGTAAGTACAACGGCAGAAACTTATCAGGTTAATTTTTTTCAAAACAATGCCCCCATTGTTGAACCAGGATTAGACCGCGATTTTACCAATGCCCTGCAGGATTTGATTCTCAATCAAACAAATCTTGACTTAGTAGGTACAAACGGTCAACTTATTTATGAAGGTGAAATTACGGAATTCCGGATAGCTCCCATGAGTGCTACCGCACAAAACACAGCAGCACAAAACCGGCTGACAATTGGCGTTAACCTTAGGTTTTATGACACTCGAAACTCCGATAACGACTTTGAAAAAAAATATTCGTTTTTTTATGACTATGCAGACGGGAAGCAGTTAAATGAAGTAAAAACAGAAGCCTTTCAGGTTATATTTGAACGTATTACCCAAGACATTTTTAATGACACATTAGCCAAATGGTAATATGAATGTTGCAGATTTTACATATTTACTAACAAAACCCAATAAGGTAACAAAAGAAAATATAGAATCCGTTGAAAAAATAATCGAAGAATTTCCTTTTTTTCAACCGGCCAAAGCCATTTATTTAAAAGCTCTCAAAGATCAGGACAGCTTTAAATACAACGCTTTTTTAAAACAAACTGCCGCTTTCACTACTGACCGGTCAATTTTATTTGAATTAATTACTTCAAAGTCTTTTTCACAAAATAAAATAGCCGAAAAAATAACAAAACAAATATCCGAAGTATACAATATTGAAGTTAAATCTGAAGAAATTGTTACCGAAACACCTGAAGAAATAAGTATAACCCCAAATAAAGAACAACATCTCAACGAGGTAAAACAGCTTATTGAATCAGAAAACAGGAAGGAAGAAAAAACAGCTATTCAGGCAGTAACACAAAAAACTACAATTGAAATCACTCCTCCTGAAAAAGATATTCCGGAAGAAAAAGAAACTATTGAACAAACAATAGACCCTGAGGCAAAGCTACAAGCTGAAAGTGAAGAATATGTTCAAAACATTCTTGAAGATGAAATACAAAATAAAGTTGATCCTGAAATAAAAGAACCGGATAAAAAACAAAAAGAGCTTCCTAAAACTTCTTTTGATTTTGACAATGTTGATTCTGAAGCCGTAATGGATCCTGAACTTTTTTTACCTAAACCAACTATCAGAAATTATTCTTTCTTAAAATTAGATAAAAAAGAAAAAATAAAAGACAAAAAAGTTGAAGAACAGAAAGAAGTGGTAATCCCTATTCCTAAAACAGAAGAGTCTAAAGAAATTAAAACAACACCGGAAGAGGAACTGCAAATAGGAAAACCATTAGAGTTTGACAATACCGAAACCCATTCATTTACCGAATGGCTTAAACTTTCTCATGCCAAACCAATAGAAAGAGAAAATACAGAATCACAAAATATTCAGGCATCAGAAACCGGACAAGAACAAAATAAACAAGTTGAAAAGAAAAAAGAAAATGTTCAAAGTTCCTTACAGGAGAAATTTGATTTAATTGATAAATTCATTGAAACCAATCCTAAAATTATTCCTGTTTCCGGTAGTACCCCACAATACAATCTGGCAAAAGAAAGAGTTGTGGAAAAAACCGAATTAATGACGGAAACACTTGCCAGGGTTTACCTGGAACAAAAAAAATATAAAAAAGCGATACAAGCTTATAAAATTTTAAGTTTGAAATATCCGGAAAAAAGTAGTTTCTTTGCAGACCAAATAAACGCGGTAAAAAAATTACAGCAAAATAATTGATAGAAAAATGAGTACGTTTTCAATTTTTTTAGTGCTAATAATAATAGTAGCATTTTTATTGGTTTTAGTGATCATGGTACAAAACCCTAAAGGAGGTGGATTATCTTCAACTTTTGGTGGTGGCCAGCAAGTAGTAGGCGGCGTGAAAAAAACCGGTGATTTTTTAGATAAAAGTACCTGGACGTTAGCAACAGTACTAATTGTTTTAATACTATTGTCTAACCTGTCTTTAAAATCCGATAGCACCGAGACCGACTCAAAGCTTCTTGAAGGTGAAGATATTGAAAATGTAATTCCTGAAGCTCTTCCGGAAGAAACCCCGGCTGAAATTCCTGCTACAAACGATACTACTCCAACACAAGAATAGTTACAAAATATAATATGTAAAAGTTTAAATGCCAGTTTGTATGACAAGCTGGCATTTTTATTTTTAAATAATGTCAGTAAAAACGTATTGGCATAATTTCTGTCCAGACAGAACAAGATAACTAAAAATTAATTAATTCAAACGTTATAAAAATGGCTAAATTGAATATTAAACCTCTTGCAGACAGAGTTCTGGTTGAGCCTGCTGCTGCTGAAACTACAACTGCATCAGGAATAATTATACCGGATACAGCTAAAGAAAAACCTCAAAAAGGCAAAGTAGTAGCTGTCGGACCTGGCACTAAAGACAATCCTATGACAGTAAAAGTAGGTGATGCTGTATTATATGGCAAATATGGTCATACCGAAATTAAACTGGATGGTGTAGACTATTTAATGATGCGTGAAAGTGACATTTTTGCAATTGTCTAGGTTTTTCACAAAAAAGCATGTCAGCTACCAATCACAACATACTAAAAAACCAATTTTAATATTTAAAAATTGAACTTTTAATTTTTAAAACTCAAAAATTTAATCATGGCAAAAGATATAAAATTTGATATAGATGCCCGCGACGGTCTTAAACGCGGCGTTGACAAACTTGCTGAAGCAGTAAAAGTAACATTAGGACCAAAAGGCAGAAACGTAATCATCAGTAAATCATTTGGTGCACCCCAGGTTACTAAAGACGGGGTTTCTGTTGCTAAAGAAATAGAGCTTGAAAATGAGCTTGAAAATATGG includes:
- the lptE gene encoding LPS assembly lipoprotein LptE, giving the protein MKKIVLLLILSITYSCGPYSFTGVSTTAETYQVNFFQNNAPIVEPGLDRDFTNALQDLILNQTNLDLVGTNGQLIYEGEITEFRIAPMSATAQNTAAQNRLTIGVNLRFYDTRNSDNDFEKKYSFFYDYADGKQLNEVKTEAFQVIFERITQDIFNDTLAKW
- the secG gene encoding preprotein translocase subunit SecG → MSTFSIFLVLIIIVAFLLVLVIMVQNPKGGGLSSTFGGGQQVVGGVKKTGDFLDKSTWTLATVLIVLILLSNLSLKSDSTETDSKLLEGEDIENVIPEALPEETPAEIPATNDTTPTQE
- a CDS encoding co-chaperone GroES, with the translated sequence MAKLNIKPLADRVLVEPAAAETTTASGIIIPDTAKEKPQKGKVVAVGPGTKDNPMTVKVGDAVLYGKYGHTEIKLDGVDYLMMRESDIFAIV